One genomic window of Staphylococcus hsinchuensis includes the following:
- a CDS encoding beta-class phenol-soluble modulin, whose amino-acid sequence MQKLAEAIANTVEAAKSGNGADLGKNIVSIVEAGAGLISKAFGL is encoded by the coding sequence ATGCAAAAATTAGCAGAAGCAATCGCAAACACAGTAGAAGCGGCAAAATCAGGTAACGGTGCAGACTTAGGTAAAAACATCGTAAGCATCGTTGAAGCTGGTGCAGGTTTAATTTCAAAAGCTTTCGGACTATAA
- a CDS encoding beta-class phenol-soluble modulin, whose amino-acid sequence MQKLAEAIANTVEAAKSGNGADLGKNIVSIVEAGAGLISKAFGL is encoded by the coding sequence ATGCAAAAATTAGCAGAAGCAATCGCAAACACAGTAGAAGCGGCAAAATCAGGTAACGGTGCAGATTTAGGTAAAAACATCGTAAGCATCGTTGAAGCTGGTGCAGGTTTAATCTCAAAAGCATTCGGACTATAA
- a CDS encoding beta-class phenol-soluble modulin translates to MEKLIENIKAAIEAGKAGDNAKLGTSIVGIIENAAGLISKAFGL, encoded by the coding sequence ATGGAAAAATTAATCGAAAACATCAAAGCAGCAATCGAAGCAGGTAAAGCAGGAGACAACGCTAAATTAGGTACAAGCATCGTTGGAATCATCGAAAACGCAGCTGGCTTAATCTCAAAAGCATTCGGACTATAA
- a CDS encoding N-acetyltransferase, with protein sequence MSNVKRLDINYKTDELFKDFRNFGNENLYFVDELRGEMIDASSESPFYGIYVGDRLGARMALYRKGEVEEQHFPDFDDYNILWKLEVLKNFQDRGYGTELINFAKEQGRPIKVIARNQSKDFFIKHGFEDLNKKNKDDHDILIWTP encoded by the coding sequence ATGAGTAATGTAAAACGTCTTGATATTAACTACAAAACAGACGAGCTTTTTAAAGACTTTAGAAATTTTGGAAATGAAAATTTATACTTTGTCGATGAACTTCGTGGTGAAATGATCGACGCAAGTTCAGAGTCACCTTTCTATGGAATTTATGTAGGTGATCGATTAGGTGCAAGGATGGCCTTATATAGAAAAGGCGAAGTCGAAGAACAGCACTTCCCTGATTTCGATGATTATAATATCCTTTGGAAACTCGAAGTATTAAAAAATTTCCAAGATAGAGGATATGGTACAGAATTAATTAATTTTGCAAAAGAACAAGGACGCCCAATTAAAGTGATCGCTCGTAACCAATCAAAAGATTTCTTCATTAAACATGGTTTTGAAGATTTAAATAAGAAGAATAAAGATGATCACGACATCTTAATTTGGACTCCATAA
- the bshC gene encoding bacillithiol biosynthesis cysteine-adding enzyme BshC has protein sequence MDCLIKKLNEKDQFISKIKQDDKQVTQFFHYNAMHSTDYLNKLKSENNGREQKLANIINDYMNDLDLTELQKDHIQSLSKGAKVVIGGQQAGLFGGPLYTFHKIFSIITLSQQLSKEYDFNVVPVFWIAGEDHDFEEVNHFNVYNRQKAELKKVKYHTLEPPENGVSNYKPDKDELLNSLNRFFKELKETKHTKPLIEICTNIIERYDYWSDMFKALIHEVFKDYGLLLIDANNKKLRSFERPFFKTIIENHQQIDSTFRKTQQDTMANNIEQMIQTDSNVHLFLEKDEKRQLLTFENDYYYLSKSDEKYTKEQLFKILDEEPHRFSNNVVTRPLMEEWLFNTVAFVGGPSEIKYWTELNDIFTLLNIPLPIVMPRLRISYLNERIEKLISQYELNTAQIIENGIVEDKDKFIRARASTDFIERVSALKEEQANLYQSLESKVENNNDNKNLLAKNNEIHQQQFDYLLKRYLLNIERENDVSMKHFREIKHVLHPMGGLQERIWNPLQILNEFGLDVFSPSTYPPLSYTFDHIIIKP, from the coding sequence ATGGATTGTCTGATAAAGAAACTTAATGAAAAAGATCAATTTATTTCTAAAATAAAACAAGACGATAAACAGGTTACTCAGTTTTTTCATTATAATGCGATGCATTCAACCGATTATCTCAATAAATTAAAAAGCGAAAATAATGGTAGGGAACAAAAGTTAGCGAATATTATTAACGATTATATGAATGATTTAGACCTTACTGAACTTCAAAAAGATCATATTCAATCCTTGTCTAAGGGCGCTAAAGTAGTAATAGGTGGTCAACAAGCTGGACTATTTGGTGGACCGTTATATACTTTCCATAAAATCTTTTCCATTATTACTTTAAGTCAGCAACTTTCAAAAGAGTATGATTTCAATGTTGTACCGGTATTTTGGATAGCTGGAGAAGATCATGATTTCGAAGAAGTTAACCATTTCAATGTATACAATCGGCAGAAAGCAGAGTTGAAAAAAGTTAAATATCATACGTTAGAACCACCAGAAAATGGCGTTTCCAATTATAAGCCGGACAAGGACGAATTATTAAATAGTTTGAACCGTTTCTTTAAAGAATTAAAAGAAACGAAACATACAAAGCCATTAATTGAGATATGTACAAATATTATCGAGCGTTATGATTATTGGTCTGATATGTTTAAGGCGCTTATCCATGAAGTGTTCAAAGATTACGGTCTCTTATTAATTGATGCGAATAATAAAAAGTTAAGATCATTTGAACGTCCATTTTTCAAAACAATAATTGAAAATCATCAACAAATTGATTCAACATTTAGAAAGACACAGCAGGATACGATGGCAAATAATATCGAACAAATGATTCAAACTGATAGTAATGTACATCTATTTTTAGAAAAAGATGAGAAGCGTCAACTATTGACGTTTGAAAATGACTACTATTATTTGTCTAAATCGGATGAGAAATATACGAAGGAACAACTTTTCAAAATATTAGATGAAGAACCTCACCGTTTTTCAAATAACGTTGTGACCCGACCATTAATGGAAGAATGGTTATTTAACACGGTAGCCTTTGTAGGTGGTCCAAGTGAAATAAAATATTGGACAGAGTTAAATGATATTTTCACTCTGTTAAATATACCTTTGCCAATCGTAATGCCACGTCTACGTATTAGCTATTTAAATGAAAGAATTGAAAAATTAATTTCCCAGTACGAGCTCAATACAGCACAAATTATCGAAAATGGCATAGTAGAAGATAAAGATAAATTTATTAGAGCTAGAGCTTCTACAGATTTTATTGAGCGTGTGAGTGCCTTAAAAGAAGAACAAGCGAACTTATATCAATCATTAGAATCCAAAGTAGAGAATAATAATGATAATAAAAATTTACTCGCTAAAAATAATGAAATTCATCAACAACAATTCGATTATTTGCTAAAAAGGTATTTGCTTAATATTGAAAGAGAAAATGATGTAAGTATGAAACATTTTAGAGAAATTAAACATGTGCTACATCCAATGGGTGGTTTGCAAGAAAGAATATGGAATCCGCTCCAAATTTTAAATGAATTTGGGCTGGATGTGTTCAGTCCCTCCACCTACCCTCCACTTTCCTACACCTTTGACCATATAATCATAAAACCTTAG
- the mraZ gene encoding division/cell wall cluster transcriptional repressor MraZ, whose translation MFMGEYDHQLDTKGRMIVPSKFRYDLNERFIITRGLDKCLFGYTLEEWQVIEENMKTLPMTKKDARKFMRMFFSGAVEVELDKQGRINIPQNLRQYANLNKECTVIGVSNRIEIWDRETWNNFYEESEESFEDIAEDLIDFEF comes from the coding sequence ATGTTCATGGGAGAATACGATCATCAGTTGGACACAAAAGGACGCATGATTGTTCCGTCCAAATTTAGATATGACTTAAATGAACGTTTTATAATTACTAGAGGCCTTGATAAATGTTTGTTTGGCTACACTTTAGAAGAATGGCAAGTCATCGAAGAAAACATGAAAACCTTACCTATGACGAAAAAGGATGCACGTAAATTTATGCGTATGTTCTTTTCAGGAGCCGTTGAGGTGGAGTTAGACAAGCAAGGGCGTATCAACATCCCTCAGAATTTACGACAATACGCCAATTTGAACAAAGAATGTACAGTTATCGGTGTTTCAAATCGAATTGAGATTTGGGATAGAGAAACTTGGAATAATTTCTATGAAGAATCTGAAGAAAGCTTTGAAGATATTGCAGAAGATTTGATTGATTTTGAATTTTAA
- the rsmH gene encoding 16S rRNA (cytosine(1402)-N(4))-methyltransferase RsmH, with product MFHHVSVMLKETIDYLNIKEDGVYVDCTLGGAGHALYLLEQLNDNGKLIAIDQDTQAIENAKEVLKDHLDKVTFIHSNFRELDNILKSLNIEKVDGIYYDLGVSSPQLDVPERGFSYHQDAKLDMRMDQTQSLSAYEVVNEWRFEDLVRIFHRYGEEKFSKQIARRIEQNREVKSIETTLELVDVIKEGIPAKARRKGGHPAKRIFQAIRIAVNDELAAFEESLEQAIEHVSVEGRISVITFHSLEDRLCKQMFQEYEKGPETPRGLPVIPETYTPKLKRVNRKPIVASETDLENNNRARSAKLRVAEILK from the coding sequence GTGTTTCATCATGTCAGTGTAATGCTTAAAGAAACCATTGATTACTTAAATATAAAAGAAGATGGTGTGTATGTGGACTGTACATTAGGTGGAGCAGGTCACGCCTTATATTTACTAGAACAGTTAAATGACAATGGCAAACTAATTGCAATCGATCAAGATACACAAGCAATTGAAAATGCGAAAGAAGTTTTGAAAGACCATTTAGATAAAGTAACATTCATTCACAGCAATTTCCGAGAATTAGACAACATTTTGAAATCATTAAATATTGAAAAAGTGGATGGTATCTATTACGACCTTGGCGTATCGAGTCCACAACTTGATGTGCCTGAAAGAGGTTTTAGTTATCATCAAGATGCAAAATTAGATATGCGCATGGATCAAACACAATCCCTATCAGCATATGAAGTAGTAAATGAATGGCGATTTGAAGATTTAGTAAGAATATTCCACCGCTATGGTGAGGAGAAATTTTCTAAACAAATCGCTAGACGAATTGAGCAAAATAGAGAAGTTAAAAGTATTGAAACAACGCTAGAGCTTGTAGATGTAATTAAAGAAGGGATACCTGCTAAAGCAAGACGTAAAGGCGGTCACCCGGCTAAAAGAATCTTTCAAGCAATCAGAATTGCTGTTAATGACGAATTAGCGGCATTTGAAGAATCATTAGAGCAAGCGATTGAACATGTGAGCGTAGAAGGTAGAATATCGGTCATCACTTTCCATTCTCTTGAAGACCGTTTGTGTAAACAAATGTTTCAAGAATATGAAAAGGGGCCTGAAACACCACGAGGTTTACCAGTAATTCCTGAAACATATACGCCAAAGTTAAAAAGAGTAAATCGCAAACCAATTGTCGCAAGTGAGACAGATTTAGAAAATAATAATCGTGCCCGTAGTGCAAAATTACGAGTAGCAGAAATATTAAAATAA
- the ftsL gene encoding cell division protein FtsL: MAVEKIYQPYDNTAHQIPDSQPNTQKEKKSVKRKVVVQLTKFEKMLYISLITLIALISIYMLSLKMDAYDTRGKIADLDSKIEKQASENSAIESEIKKNSSYERIYDKAKDQGMSLKNDNVKVVRNNGEAKN; this comes from the coding sequence GTGGCCGTAGAAAAGATATATCAACCGTACGATAATACAGCACATCAAATTCCGGACTCGCAACCGAATACCCAAAAAGAAAAGAAGAGCGTCAAACGCAAAGTCGTTGTACAGCTTACTAAATTTGAAAAGATGTTATACATATCACTTATAACTTTAATTGCTTTAATTAGTATTTATATGCTATCTTTAAAAATGGATGCGTATGATACTCGAGGCAAAATTGCAGATTTAGATTCAAAAATCGAAAAACAAGCAAGTGAGAATAGCGCTATCGAATCTGAAATTAAAAAGAACTCATCATATGAACGCATTTACGACAAGGCTAAAGATCAAGGTATGAGCCTTAAGAACGATAATGTAAAGGTAGTGCGTAATAATGGCGAAGCGAAAAATTAA